CCTTGGTCGTAATCGGCATCAGGTACGCGTGGGTGCTCGCCACGAAGAGCTTGCTGACGAAGTCATCTTCCTTCGTCGCCGCGCCCGTCTTGCCGCGCCCACCGCGCTTCTGCGCCCGGTACTCCGACAGCGGCGAGCGCTTGACGTAGCCGGTGTGCGACAGCGTGACCACCATCGTCTCCTCGGCGATGAGGTCCTCGCTGGTGATGTCATCCACGGCGCCGATGATTTCGGTGCGGCGCTTGTCGCCGTAGCGCTCGCGAATCTCCATCAGCTCCGTCTTGATGACGTTGAGCAGGCTCTGCTCGTTGGCGAGGATGTCCTGCAGGCGCGCCACGTCGCGCACCAGGCCGATGAGCTCGCGGAACAGCTCCTCGCGCTGCAGGCCGGTGAGCCGCTGCAGGCGCATCTCGAGGATGTTCTGCGCCTGCTCCTGGCTGAAGCCCGCGCCCTCGTACTTGTGCGCCAGCCCCCGGTACTGCGGCTCCTCGTTGCGCGCGCGCGAGACGAGCAGCTCCATCTGCGCCTTCGCCTTGTCGTAGTCGATGCGCTGCAGGTTCGCGAAGCGCTCGTGCTCGTACAGCGTGGGCGACAGGATGTTCATCAGGCCCCAGCGCGCCTCGTCCGGGTCCCTGGACGCGCGGATGAGGCTGACCACCAGGTCGATGAGGTCCTGCGCGACGAGCAGACCCTCGACGATGTGCATGCGCGCCAGCGCCTTGCGCAGCTCGTAGCGCGTGCGGCGCGTCACCACGTCGCGGCGGTGGGCGATGAAGCGGTCCAGCAGCTCCTTGAGGTTCAACGTGCGCGGCTGGCCGCCGTCGATGGCCAGCATCACCGCGCCGAACGTCGTCTCCAGTGCCGTGGACTGGTACAGGTTGTTGAGCACCACCTGCGAAATCGCGTCGCGCTTGAGCTCGATGACGATGCGCATGCCCTGACGGTCGCTCTCGTCACGGATGTCGCTGATGCCCTCCAGCTTCTTCTCGCGCACCAGCTCGGCGATCTTCTCGATGAGCCGCGCCTTGTTCACCTGGTACGGAATCTCCGTGAAGATGATGGCCTCGCGGTCACCCTTCTTCGACGTCTCGATTTCCGACCGGGCGCGCACGGTAATCTGCCCGCGGCCCGTCTCGTAGGCGCGGTGGATGCCCTCGCGGCCGGTGATGAACGCGCCGGTGGGGAAGTCCGGGCCGGTGATGAACTCCATCAAGTCCCGCACGGTGCACGTGGGGTTCTCGATGAGGTGCAGCGTCCCGCTGATGACCTCCGTCATGTTGTGCGGCGGGATGTTGGTGGTCATGCCCACCGCGATGCCGCTGCTGCCGTTGACGAGCAGGTTGGGGAAGCGCGCCGGCAACACGAGCGGCTCCTCGAGGGAGTCGTCGTAGTTGGCGCCGAAGTCGACGGTCTCCTTGTCGATGTCCGCCAGCAGCTCCTCGGCCAGGCGGTCCATGCGCGCTTCGGTGTAGCGCATGGCGGCGGGCATATCGCCGTCCACCGAGCCGAAGTTGCCCTGACCGTCCACCAGCAGGTAGCGCAGGCTCCACGGCTGCGCGAGGCGCACCATGGCGTCGTACACGGAGGAGTCGCCGTGCGGGTGGTACTTACCGATGACGTCACCCACCACGCGCGCGCTCTTCTTGTAGGGGCGGTTGTGGTAGTTCGCCAGGTCGTTCATCGCGAACAGCACGCGGCGATGCACGGGCTTGAGGCCGTCGCGCACGTCGGGCAGCGCGCGACCGATGATGACGGACATCGAGTAGTCGAGATACGAGCGGCGCATCTCGTCTTCGATGTTCACGGGGATGAGCTCTCCAGCGCCGTCCGGAGGAGGAGGCGGGGAGGGCGGGGCCGGCTTGTCGGTGGTGTCGTCAGCCATGGGCTCTGGGAGGTTCGCGGAGGGACCCCGTGAAGGGCCGCCGTCCAGTGAGGGAGCGTTCGTAACCCCTGGATTTCCCTACGTCAACAAGGGAAACGAGGGGGTGTACGCCCCACATGCGGAGGGGTTCGAAATCAAGTCATCGGAGCGCGAAGAAGCGCCCCCTACTGAACGCTCGAACACCCTGTTTTCAGCCCGCTTCCGACGAAGAAAAACGGGCCTCCGGAAGGGCCCGGGACGGACGCTAGACGGGCGAGGGACGAAGGGGGGCGGCCAGCCGCTCGGCCTCGGTGCCAACAGGGCCCTCGGGGTCCTTCTCCAGGGCCTTCTCGAAGGCCGCGAGCGCCCCCTGCTTGTCGCCCTTGAGCTTGAGCGCCACGCCCACGTTGAGGTGTGCGGGCGCGGAGTCGCGGTCCATGGCGACGGCCTCGCGGAACAGGGCCAGCGCCTGGTCCACGTCGCCCGACAGCAGGGCCTCCTTGCCGGCCTGGACGCGCTTCTCCGCGTCATTCACCAGCTCCACCTGGAACACGCTGCCGCCCACCACGTTGGCGATGAGCACGCGCAGGATGCCGCCCCAGTAGAACGTGAGCCCCTCCGCCGCGACGACGGCGGCGAGCGGCAGGTCCGGCAAGAGCTGCTTGCCCCGGAACTTGAAGCGCACGCGGGTGTAGCGGCCCTTGTTGGCCCAGTGCACCACCTCGCCCTGGAGCTTGCGCAGGCCCTCTTCCATGCGCTTGGGGTCGATTTCGAAGGGGAGCACGCGGCCTCCTCCCTCCTCGCCCGCGGGCAGCGCCTTGGGGGCGTCCTCCAGCGTGGGCTCATCGGGGAAGACGGGCTCGGCCTCGAGGACGATGGGCGGCGGCTCGGGCGGGCGAGCGGGCCGCTTCGCCTGGCTCTTCCGGGGAGCGGCGGTTCGGGGAGCGGCGGGCTTCTTCACCTTCACCTTCGCCTTCGCGGCGGACTTGCGGGAGGAGCTCTTGGCCATGGTCATCACCTTAAACGAGCGACGGCGGTGGCGCTTGCACTCGCGGTTTTCTCCGGTTTGCCCGGGCATTTCTTCAGGGCGACGCGACAGGACTTCACATGGGGGCGGTGCCTGGGGCGGACGAGGTCGGGGATGATGGCGGCGCCTTCTCCCGAAAGGATTCCCGAAGCATGAAGCGCGTCCGGTCCGCTCTCGTCGCCACCCTGCTCCTCGCCGCGCCCCTGGCGGGCGCGACGGGCAAGGCCTCCATCGTCTCCGGCGACCCGTGGCCACGCATCCGAAAGGAGCGCATCCAGAAGCTGCTGCCGCAGGCCATGGCGCGAGCGAACGTGGACGCCTGGGTGGTGCTCTGCCGGGAGAACGACAACGACCCGCTGGCCATCCACGTCGGCGGGGAGAACGCGGGCGGCACCGCGGCGTTCCTGTTCCTGCGACAGGGGGACACGGTGCGCTCGCTCGCGCTGTCGCCGGTGAGCGAGGCCACGGCGCTGCGCGAGGTGGCGCCGATGGACGAGGTCATCTCGGTGGAGCGCGGGCAGGACCTCTATGCGCAGATTGCCGCGAAGCTGTCGGCGGCGAAGCCCGCGCGCATCGCCATCAACGCGTCCACGTCCGTCACGGTGGCGGACGGGCTGTCGTCCTCGCAGCGCGCGGCGCTGGAGAAGGCGCTGACGCCCGCGCTGCGCAAGAAGCTGGTGTCGTCCGAGGACGTCGTCTCCGAGTGGCTGTCCGTGAAGCTGCCCGAGGAGGTGGACATCCTGCGCAAGGCCGCGGCGCTCACGGCGCAGCTGCAAATCGAGGCGTACGCCACGGTGGTGCCGGGCAAGACGCGTGACTCCGACGTCGCGCGCTTCCTTCGCAAGCGCATGGCGGAGCTGGGCGTGGGGGACGCGTGGGCGCCGGACCAGAACCCGGCGGTCAACAGCGGACCTCTGCGTGGCCACTCGCACGCCACGGAGAAGGTGATTCAGCCCGGTGACTTCATCCAGACAGACTTCGGCATCCGCGTGGGCAACTTGTGGGTGACGGACATCCAGCGCTTCGCCTACGTGCTCGCGCCAGGGCAGACCCAGGTGCCGAAGGACGCGCTGGAGCGGTGGGAGAAGGGCCGGCAGGGCAACCGCGTGGCGCTGGCGGCGCTCAAGCCGGGTGTCAGCGGCTGGGACGTGGACAAGGCGCAGCGCGTGTGGATGAGCGAGGCGGGCTCGGAGCCGATGAACATGTTCGGCACCGGCCACCCCGTGGGGTACTGGGCGCATGATGTGGGGCCCGCGCTCTCCGGTGGGGCGAAGGACAAGCCCAAGCAGGGCCAGTCCACGCGCATCATCCGGACGGGGCAGGTGTTCGCCTTCGACGGGTTCTTCGCGTGGAAGGAAGGCCCGGACGCGATGCGCGTCCTCTCCGTGGAGGAGATGGCCGTCGTCACCGAGACGGGCGCCGAGTACCTGATTCCGCCGCAGGAGGACCTGGTGCTCATCCCGTCGCCGGGCACCCCGGGTCAGCAGAACCCCGTGGCTCCCGCACCGCGCTGACGGAATGCGTTGCTCGCCCTACTCTCCCGACTGGCCCGGCTCATAGGATGAGACAGGCTTGCCGGGAGAGCGTGTGATGCAGACCGTGCTGGTGATTGACGATGACCTGTTCGTGCTCTCGCTGGTGACGGACATCCTGCAGAGCGCCGGCTTCCAGGTGCGCACGGTGCAGTCACCCGAGAGCGCGTTCCAGGAGGAGCTGGGGAGCATCTCCGCCATCCTCTGCGACTACAACATGCCGTCGATGAACGGCGCGGACGTGCTCATCGCCATGCGCGAGCTGAAGGAGTGCGACGCGCCCTTCATCTTCCTCACCGGCCACGAGCAGTTGGACGACCTCATCCCCGTCGCCATCCGCTACGGCGCGGAGCTGCTGCCCAAGCCCATCCACCCCGTGGAGCTGATTCGCCTGCTCATGAAGCAGCTCGCCAACGTGGCGGCGTGAAACACGGGTTTCATGTCTGGGGACGGGCGCCCGTGAGCGCCCGTCCGTCACATCCGCTCAGGAGGCCAGCGCCTTGATGAGCCGCTCGGCCTGATCGCGCCACTCGGGGTCCAGGCGCTCCAGCTTCAAGAGCGACTGAGCCATCTGCGTCGCCCGCGGCTTGTCGCCCAGGCGCGCGCTCACGAGCGCCAGGTTGAGCTGCGGCTCGGGGCGCTCCGGCGCGCGGCGGTGCGCCTCTTCCAGCACCTCCAGTGCCTGCTGGCCCGCGCCCGGGAGCTCGTCCTCCGGGATGCGCATCAGCAGATTGCCCAGGTTGTTGGCGGGGGCCCAGTCATCCGGGTCCAGCTTCATGGCCTCGCGCCACGCCGTCAGCGCGGCGGGGATGTCCACCGGCTCGATGGCCTCCAGCGCCATGCCCTCGACCATGCAGCTCTGCGCGGTGGCCTGTCCGCGCGACGCCAGCTTCTTGCACAGCTCCAGCGCGTCGGTCAGCCGCCCCTGCGCCAGCCGCAGCCGCGCCAGGTTCGCCTGCGCCGCGGGAGCGTCCGGCTCCACGCGCGCCAGCGTCTCCGCCGTGGCCACCGCGCCGCTCAGGTTGCCGCGCGCCAGCTGCACGTTGCACAGCGCGTTGAGCAGGTACGGGTCGCCGTCGAGCGCCTTGATGCCCGTCAGCAACAGCTCCTCGGCCGCGCCCAGCTCACCGCCGGCCTGGAGCGCCACCGCGAGCACCAGGTAGCTGGGCCCGTGCCTCGGGTTGAGGCGCAGCGACTCCTGGAGGTGGTGGAAGCCGTCCTTCAGGTTCTCCTGGGCGAAGAGCACGCGCCCCAGGTGGAAGTGATGGATGGCCGTGCTCGGCGACAGCTTCACCGCCTGCTCGAGCGCGGTGCGGGCGCCGGCGTTGTCGCCCTGCTCCGCCAGGAGGTAGCCCTGGCCGAACCAGGCCTCGGCCTTCTGGGGCCGCGCCTTCGCCACCTTCCGGTAGAGCGCCAGGGCGCCCGCCGCGTCACCTCGCCGGGTGAGCAGCGCGGCCCGGACCAGCTGCACGTCCGGCTCCTCCGCGCTCACGCCCGCGAGCCATGACTCGGCCTGGGCCTCGTTGCCATCGAATGCCGCGAGCCGGGCGAGCGCGACCCGGGCCGCCAGGTCCGAGGCGTCGCGCTTGAGCGCGGCCTCGGCCTCCCGGCGTGCCTGGTCCAGCTCCCCGGCTGCGAGAAGTGCGTCGTACCTGGCGGTCTCCGCCATCAGCCAAACAGCCCCTTGAAGAAGTTGCCGACGGACTTCACCACATTCTTGGCCACTTCGATGGGCTTCTCGACGACGCTCTTCACCGCGTCCGCAATCTTGCCGAAGTTGATGTCCACGTCGAAGCCGAGCTTGAAGCCCACGCCCAGGGCCGCGCCGAAGTCCACGCGGGCCTTGAAGCGGCCGTTGTCCCAGCTGGCCTCGGCGCGCGCCGAGACACCCACACCGGCCCAGGCCTCCGCACGGCCCGTGACGCCGCCGTAGTCGCCCAGCTTCACCGTGCCCGTGGCACCGGCGCGGGCGCCGATGAACGCGTCACCACCGACGCGGGCCGCGTACTTGCCGTTGATGGGGTCCACCGTCACTTCACCGTGGAGACCCGCCTTCGCGCCCACCCACGCCTTGCCCTGCAGCTCCGCCTGGATGGGGCCGACACCCGCGCGCAGCGTGCCCTCGGCGTCCACCAGCGTGGCCTTCGCGTCCAAATCGCCGCGGGCGAACAGCTTGCCGCCCTCGATGCCCACCTCGCCGGAGCCCTTGAGCTCGGCCTCGAGCAGGCTCACCTTGCCGTAGCCCTGGGCCACGCTGTTGGCGTCGCCGAAGCCGCCCTCGAACTTCTTGACCGCCGCGCCCTTGGTGAACTGGCCGTCGATGCCGACCTTCGGGATGGCGCCCAGCAGGCTCGCCATGGCGCCCGTCACGCGGCCCGAGGACTCGTGCTGGGACTCGTGGCTGTAGCTGGTGTTCCAGTTCTGCGTGGTGCTCTTCTCACGCTCGAAGTGGCTCTGGAGCCGGCCGTTATCAAAGGTGGTCTGGACGCCCGTGTTGGTGTCCTTGACGACCTTCTCCGTGGTCGTGTTCTTCACCACCGAGCCGTTCTGCGACGTCTGGCTGGTGCGAACCGGGTTCTGCTGACCGCGACGGATGGAGGAGCGATCGCTCATGGCGGACCTCGGCCGGGGACTGGCCGGGAAAGAATGTGAAGGGATTGTCGCGGAGGACGTGGATCAGTTGCGTCCAGGACGGAGATTTTCCTACAGCCGCGCCGCGAACCAGCGCGCCACCAGCGGCATGCAGGCGCCGAGCGCCACCAGCCCCAGCCCCAGCCCCAGCCGCACGAAGCTGGGCGCGTGCGCGCCGGGCTCCAGCACCGCGTCGGTGGGGTCCGCCGGGTTGTAGGCGACCCGGACGGCCTGCCCCGGGGGATAGCGCCGGAGGACGGACTGGGCGTGCTCCGGGTTGGTGTACGCGGCGGGGTCCACGCGCAGGGTGGAGGTGCCGACCAGCACGCGGCCCACGGTGTACTCGTACTGGACGACGGCCTCGTAGTGGATGCGGGGCTCTGCCGGGCCGGCCACGGGGAGGCGGCGCTCGAACTCCTCGGCGGAGCGGATGGTGCCCGGCGCCGTGGGCCAGCTCAGGGTGCGCCGGGCGCGCAGGACGTCCTTGAGACCGGCGACCACGAAGAGGACACCCACCGCCGCGAGCAGCGCGGAGATGGCGGTGACGACGACCCAGAGCACTTGCACGCCGCCGACACTACCAGATGGCGGGAGGCCGTCCGGTCTTCAGCCGCCCATGACGACGAAGAGCTGGCGGCACTGGGCCAGGAGCACGCCGTCCTCGGTCCACAGCTGCTGGTAGTCGTCCGCGTAGCCCTCCCCTGCCTGACGCGAGCGGCCGGTGCGCAGGAAGTGGGCGTCCGGCTTCAGCCCGGGCATGGGCAGCGGGTGGAAGAAGTGCACGGTGAAGTCCACCGTGGCCGCCGGGCGGAAGCCCTCCACGCGGGAGAGGGCCGCCGGGGGATAGGCGTCCATCAACCCCACGCACAGGGGCGCGTCCAGCACCGTGGGCTGCCGGGGGCGCAGCCACCCGCCCGTCTCCGCCACGTCCGAACCCGAGTACGGCGCCGAGCCCAGGCAGAAGCGGAACTCGAAGTGGCGGCAGAAGTCCGGCATGGGCACGTCGTCGGGTGTCGCCGGGACCTCCAGCGGGGACGGGACCTTGGGGGGCGTCAGGTCCAGGTACTCCAGGGCCCCGCCGCGCGAGGCGCCGAAGGTCGCGCTGCCCACGGCCACCACGCCCGCGTCGTTCTCCACCCGCACCGTGGCGTGGGTGACGAGCTTGCCGGCGCGCTCGATTCGCGTCAGCACCCGCGCCTCGCCCTCCACCGCGGGGGAGCAGAAGTGCATCGTGAAGGAGCGCACCGGCCGGGCCGCGTCGGCCAGCGTGTGCTCCAGCGCGCGCAGCGCCGTGCCCGCCACCACGCCGCCGTAGGCGCCCCTCCCCTGGTACCAGTCCGCGTGGAAGCGGGTGCGGTAGACGTTGGGTTCCAGCGGCTCGGGCGTGGAGGCGGCGACGAAGGCGGCGGTCATGTCGCGACGCACCGTATCAAGCCTCGTCCTGGAGGCACGGCCTTCGTGCCCGGACGCGCGGTGCGGCCCGCTTCTTCACTGGGACAGGCGCCAGTCGACCGGGGGGCGGCCCTTGGACTCCAGGGCCTGGTTCACCTTGCTGAAGGGCTTGCTGCCGAAGAAGCCGCTGCTGGCCGACAGGGGCGAGGGGTGGGTGCCCTCGATGACCACGTGGCGCCTGGCATCGATGAGCTTCTTCTTCTTCTGGGCGTACTTGCCCCAGAGGAGGAAGACGACGGCGTCCTGCTTGGCGCTCACCGCGCGGATGACGGCGTCGGTGAAGTCCTCCCAGCCGTGGCCCGCGTGGCTGTTGGGCTGGGCCTGGCGCACGGTGAGCACGGCGTTGAGCAGGAGCACACCCTGCTCGGCCCAGGGGATGAGGGAGCCCGTCTTGGGACGGGGTTGCTTCACGTCCGCCTCCAGCTCCTTGAAGATGTTCACCAGCGAGGGCGGCGAGGGCACGCCGGGCTTCACGGAGAACGCCAGCCCGTGTGCCTGCCCGGGCCCGTGGTA
This genomic interval from Myxococcus guangdongensis contains the following:
- a CDS encoding acyl-CoA thioesterase, whose product is MRRDMTAAFVAASTPEPLEPNVYRTRFHADWYQGRGAYGGVVAGTALRALEHTLADAARPVRSFTMHFCSPAVEGEARVLTRIERAGKLVTHATVRVENDAGVVAVGSATFGASRGGALEYLDLTPPKVPSPLEVPATPDDVPMPDFCRHFEFRFCLGSAPYSGSDVAETGGWLRPRQPTVLDAPLCVGLMDAYPPAALSRVEGFRPAATVDFTVHFFHPLPMPGLKPDAHFLRTGRSRQAGEGYADDYQQLWTEDGVLLAQCRQLFVVMGG
- a CDS encoding M24 family metallopeptidase, with amino-acid sequence MKRVRSALVATLLLAAPLAGATGKASIVSGDPWPRIRKERIQKLLPQAMARANVDAWVVLCRENDNDPLAIHVGGENAGGTAAFLFLRQGDTVRSLALSPVSEATALREVAPMDEVISVERGQDLYAQIAAKLSAAKPARIAINASTSVTVADGLSSSQRAALEKALTPALRKKLVSSEDVVSEWLSVKLPEEVDILRKAAALTAQLQIEAYATVVPGKTRDSDVARFLRKRMAELGVGDAWAPDQNPAVNSGPLRGHSHATEKVIQPGDFIQTDFGIRVGNLWVTDIQRFAYVLAPGQTQVPKDALERWEKGRQGNRVALAALKPGVSGWDVDKAQRVWMSEAGSEPMNMFGTGHPVGYWAHDVGPALSGGAKDKPKQGQSTRIIRTGQVFAFDGFFAWKEGPDAMRVLSVEEMAVVTETGAEYLIPPQEDLVLIPSPGTPGQQNPVAPAPR
- the gyrA gene encoding DNA gyrase subunit A, coding for MADDTTDKPAPPSPPPPPDGAGELIPVNIEDEMRRSYLDYSMSVIIGRALPDVRDGLKPVHRRVLFAMNDLANYHNRPYKKSARVVGDVIGKYHPHGDSSVYDAMVRLAQPWSLRYLLVDGQGNFGSVDGDMPAAMRYTEARMDRLAEELLADIDKETVDFGANYDDSLEEPLVLPARFPNLLVNGSSGIAVGMTTNIPPHNMTEVISGTLHLIENPTCTVRDLMEFITGPDFPTGAFITGREGIHRAYETGRGQITVRARSEIETSKKGDREAIIFTEIPYQVNKARLIEKIAELVREKKLEGISDIRDESDRQGMRIVIELKRDAISQVVLNNLYQSTALETTFGAVMLAIDGGQPRTLNLKELLDRFIAHRRDVVTRRTRYELRKALARMHIVEGLLVAQDLIDLVVSLIRASRDPDEARWGLMNILSPTLYEHERFANLQRIDYDKAKAQMELLVSRARNEEPQYRGLAHKYEGAGFSQEQAQNILEMRLQRLTGLQREELFRELIGLVRDVARLQDILANEQSLLNVIKTELMEIRERYGDKRRTEIIGAVDDITSEDLIAEETMVVTLSHTGYVKRSPLSEYRAQKRGGRGKTGAATKEDDFVSKLFVASTHAYLMPITTKGKLYSLKVHQIPAASRTSRGKAMVNLVQFGEGEKLAQVLVTRDFPESRYVFFVTKKGVVKRTDLSAFENVRSSGIIALGIDDGDELVAVMITDGSKDILLSTATGMSIRFPESEVRSMGRQAFGVKGITLEDGDEVVGAVVVENESAILTVTENGYGKRTEEAEYRQQGRGGKGIIDIKTTERNGKVVSVVQVKESDEVMLVTNGGMLIRMKVKEISVIGRNTQGVRLIALENEQEKVMALSKLPEGEESEEESETTPPAEGAPEGASAEAVATEVEAAPAAEEAPASETSAEDSSSEEPQA
- a CDS encoding response regulator, whose protein sequence is MQTVLVIDDDLFVLSLVTDILQSAGFQVRTVQSPESAFQEELGSISAILCDYNMPSMNGADVLIAMRELKECDAPFIFLTGHEQLDDLIPVAIRYGAELLPKPIHPVELIRLLMKQLANVAA
- the ung gene encoding uracil-DNA glycosylase, translating into MLKDGLPEDWKRELKSALDSPSFQDLEGFVAREREAATVFPSEEDLFSAFRLTPYADVRVLLLGQDPYHGPGQAHGLAFSVKPGVPSPPSLVNIFKELEADVKQPRPKTGSLIPWAEQGVLLLNAVLTVRQAQPNSHAGHGWEDFTDAVIRAVSAKQDAVVFLLWGKYAQKKKKLIDARRHVVIEGTHPSPLSASSGFFGSKPFSKVNQALESKGRPPVDWRLSQ
- a CDS encoding tetratricopeptide repeat protein, yielding MAETARYDALLAAGELDQARREAEAALKRDASDLAARVALARLAAFDGNEAQAESWLAGVSAEEPDVQLVRAALLTRRGDAAGALALYRKVAKARPQKAEAWFGQGYLLAEQGDNAGARTALEQAVKLSPSTAIHHFHLGRVLFAQENLKDGFHHLQESLRLNPRHGPSYLVLAVALQAGGELGAAEELLLTGIKALDGDPYLLNALCNVQLARGNLSGAVATAETLARVEPDAPAAQANLARLRLAQGRLTDALELCKKLASRGQATAQSCMVEGMALEAIEPVDIPAALTAWREAMKLDPDDWAPANNLGNLLMRIPEDELPGAGQQALEVLEEAHRRAPERPEPQLNLALVSARLGDKPRATQMAQSLLKLERLDPEWRDQAERLIKALAS
- a CDS encoding tetratricopeptide repeat protein, yielding MAKSSSRKSAAKAKVKVKKPAAPRTAAPRKSQAKRPARPPEPPPIVLEAEPVFPDEPTLEDAPKALPAGEEGGGRVLPFEIDPKRMEEGLRKLQGEVVHWANKGRYTRVRFKFRGKQLLPDLPLAAVVAAEGLTFYWGGILRVLIANVVGGSVFQVELVNDAEKRVQAGKEALLSGDVDQALALFREAVAMDRDSAPAHLNVGVALKLKGDKQGALAAFEKALEKDPEGPVGTEAERLAAPLRPSPV
- a CDS encoding DUF3592 domain-containing protein; its protein translation is MQVLWVVVTAISALLAAVGVLFVVAGLKDVLRARRTLSWPTAPGTIRSAEEFERRLPVAGPAEPRIHYEAVVQYEYTVGRVLVGTSTLRVDPAAYTNPEHAQSVLRRYPPGQAVRVAYNPADPTDAVLEPGAHAPSFVRLGLGLGLVALGACMPLVARWFAARL